In Athalia rosae chromosome 6, iyAthRosa1.1, whole genome shotgun sequence, one DNA window encodes the following:
- the LOC105691780 gene encoding phosphatidylinositol-binding clathrin assembly protein LAP isoform X13: MAGQTINDRLLAARHSIAGQGLAKSVCKATTEELIGPKKKHLDYLIHCTNEPNVSIPQLANLLIERSQNTNWTVVFKALITVHHMLCYGNERFTQYLASSNSTFQLSSFLDKSGVQAGARVGYDMSPFIRRYAKYLNEKALSYRTVAFDFCKVKRGKEDGTLRTMNAEKLLKTLPVLQAQLDSLLEFDCTANDLTNGVINMAFMLLFRDLIRLFACYNDGIINLLEKYFDMNKKQCRDALDLYKKFLIRMDRVGEFLKVAENVGIDKGDIPDLTKAPSSLLDALEQHLASVEGKKGSAANTPTQTASNRTNVKSGVSALSSTSTAFGTAASNARLDQTGNGHIDEALRQQALAEEEAAMNQYKAKVQSPSGGPSTNPFLSSPTNNSNQPIVDLFSAAPATDNQAQKASDDLLQLAGNPFADMFGNGQPQQPQPAPVQNNMWMTNGNDNNFSSVFGNQQDQSSFDGMGSVLKPSTTVSGANNVSAAGQTANTGTGGKVLTGDLDSSLASLAQNLSINKSAQQQVKGMQWNSPKNAAKTGGQTGWTPQPMAATTGAGYRPMGQGMTQLPPTPSMGFPTQTTMTLGMQGMPMGMQGMRPMMGAMPGAPVASGGMMVTGGTAPTMMGAPSPMMGAPLQQQQTHSTVQSQANAVQLDPFGAL; this comes from the exons ATTTGATACATTGCACGAACGAACCAAATGTTTCGATACCACAACTTGCGAATCTGCTCATTGAGCGATCGCAAAATACAAATTGGACTGTCGTTTTTAAGGCCCTTATCACGGTGCATCATATGCTCTGCTATGGAAATGAG AGGTTTACTCAGTACCTTGCATCGAGCAACAGTACCTTTCAGCTCAGCAGTTTTTTGGATAAAAGTGGAGTACAAG CTGGAGCACGTGTGG GATATGACATGTCACCGTTCATAAGGCGGTACGCCAAATACTTGAATGAAAAGGCACTTTCTTATAGAACGGTTGCATTCGACTTTTGCAAAGTCAAACGAGg CAAGGAAGATGGAACTCTCAGGACAATGAATGCAGAAAAATTGCTCAAAACTCTACCTGTCTTACAGGCACAACTTGATTCATTGTTAGAGTTTGACTGTACGGCCAACGATCTTACAAATGGTGTTATAAATATGGCCTTTATGCTTCTCTTTAGAGAtctcattcgtttatttgccTGTTATAATGATGGTATTATTAATCTACTAG aaaagtaCTTTgacatgaataaaaaacaatgcCGAGATGCGTTAGATCTGTATAAAAAGTTTCTTATAAGAATGGATAGAGTTGGTGAATTCTTGAAGGTTGCAGAG aaTGTTGGTATCGACAAAGGGGATATACCGGATCTCACCAAG GCTCCTAGCAGTCTGCTTGATGCGCTGGAACAGCATCTTGCATCTgtagaaggaaagaaaggatCTGCTGCAAATACACCTACGCAAACAGCTAG CAATAGAACGAATGTAAAGTCTGGAGTGTCCGCCCTGTCTTCCACCAGCACGGCGTTTGGAACAGCAGCCAGCAACGCTCGGCTCGATCAAACCGGAAATGGTCACATAGATGAGGCACTACGGCAGCAGGCTCTCGCCGAAGAGGAAGCAGCTATGAATCAATACAAG GCCAAAGTACAGTCACCATCGGGCGGTCCAAGCACTAATCCTTTTCTCAGCTCACCAACGAATAATTCTAATCAGCCGATCGTTGACTTATTCAGCGCAGCGCCGGCGACTGATAATCAG GCCCAGAAAGCATCGGATGATTTGCTACAATTAGCAGGGAATCCTTTCGCAGATATGTTTGGTAACGGTCAACCACAACAGCCACAACCTGCACCTGTTCAAAACAATATGTGGATGACTAACGGTAATG ataacaatttttcatcggtattTGGAAATCAACAAGATCAATCAA GTTTTGACGGTATGGGCTCGGTGCTGAAGCCATCCACCACTGTGTCTGGAGCTAATAACGTTTCAGCAGCTGGTCAGACAGCAAATACTGGAACTGGAGGGAAGGTGCTCACGGGTGATCTGGATAGCAGTCTCGCCAGTCTCGCGCAAAATCTTTCCATCAACAAGAGCGCTCAACAACAAGTCAA AGGAATGCAATGGAACTCTCCGAAAAATGCTGCTAAGACCGGAGGGCAGACGGGTTGGACGCCTCAACCAATGGCAGCGACTACAGGTGCTGGTTACAGGCCGATG GGCCAAGGAATGACACAACTTCCTCCAACACCTAGTATGGGCTTCCCCACCCAGACTACTATGACTCTG GGTATGCAAGGTATGCCGATGGGTATGCAGGGCATGCGGCCAATGATGGGTGCAATGCCTGGTGCTCCTGTTGCAAGTGGTGGTATGATGGTTACGGGGGGAACTGCGCCCACTATGATGGGTGCTCCCAGTCCCATGATGGGAGCTCCCCTACAGCAGCAACAAACTCATAGCACTGTTCAATCGCAAGCAAACGCTGTACAACTTGATCCTTTCGGTGCTCTGTGA
- the LOC105691780 gene encoding phosphatidylinositol-binding clathrin assembly protein unc-11 isoform X9, with translation MAGQTINDRLLAARHSIAGQGLAKSVCKATTEELIGPKKKHLDYLIHCTNEPNVSIPQLANLLIERSQNTNWTVVFKALITVHHMLCYGNERFTQYLASSNSTFQLSSFLDKSGVQAGARVGYDMSPFIRRYAKYLNEKALSYRTVAFDFCKVKRGKEDGTLRTMNAEKLLKTLPVLQAQLDSLLEFDCTANDLTNGVINMAFMLLFRDLIRLFACYNDGIINLLEKYFDMNKKQCRDALDLYKKFLIRMDRVGEFLKVAENVGIDKGDIPDLTKAPSSLLDALEQHLASVEGKKGSAANTPTQTASNRTNVKSGVSALSSTSTAFGTAASNARLDQTGNGHIDEALRQQALAEEEAAMNQYKAKVQSPSGGPSTNPFLSSPTNNSNQPIVDLFSAAPATDNQAQKASDDLLQLAGNPFADMFGNGQPQQPQPAPVQNNMWMTNGNGFGAPPPANNTFVTDNNFSSVFGNQQDQSTAAAGLAGSVPNPFMSDFPGSGPQSINAANIGLFDNDANLSANESQAASGDLFSAGGQADFFGGDGTVLNSMDGGNGDAVLGSLPGAASSGALGSGKSTATPPPRPPPPSSASNGTPRAMSPAIGGTSSGRPTAAAPSKSAFDDLNDSIRMALGGSPSRPAPVLQQLPPTASSQQKSLQQQQTAQQGFAMFDMGGSLGGVGQPVMGGTNPPNYGGPSQAQIPSGYGSPAKQPLSGFDGMGSVLKPSTTVSGANNVSAAGQTANTGTGGKVLTGDLDSSLASLAQNLSINKSAQQQVKGMQWNSPKNAAKTGGQTGWTPQPMAATTGAGYRPMGMQGMPMGMQGMRPMMGAMPGAPVASGGMMVTGGTAPTMMGAPSPMMGAPLQQQQTHSTVQSQANAVQLDPFGAL, from the exons ATTTGATACATTGCACGAACGAACCAAATGTTTCGATACCACAACTTGCGAATCTGCTCATTGAGCGATCGCAAAATACAAATTGGACTGTCGTTTTTAAGGCCCTTATCACGGTGCATCATATGCTCTGCTATGGAAATGAG AGGTTTACTCAGTACCTTGCATCGAGCAACAGTACCTTTCAGCTCAGCAGTTTTTTGGATAAAAGTGGAGTACAAG CTGGAGCACGTGTGG GATATGACATGTCACCGTTCATAAGGCGGTACGCCAAATACTTGAATGAAAAGGCACTTTCTTATAGAACGGTTGCATTCGACTTTTGCAAAGTCAAACGAGg CAAGGAAGATGGAACTCTCAGGACAATGAATGCAGAAAAATTGCTCAAAACTCTACCTGTCTTACAGGCACAACTTGATTCATTGTTAGAGTTTGACTGTACGGCCAACGATCTTACAAATGGTGTTATAAATATGGCCTTTATGCTTCTCTTTAGAGAtctcattcgtttatttgccTGTTATAATGATGGTATTATTAATCTACTAG aaaagtaCTTTgacatgaataaaaaacaatgcCGAGATGCGTTAGATCTGTATAAAAAGTTTCTTATAAGAATGGATAGAGTTGGTGAATTCTTGAAGGTTGCAGAG aaTGTTGGTATCGACAAAGGGGATATACCGGATCTCACCAAG GCTCCTAGCAGTCTGCTTGATGCGCTGGAACAGCATCTTGCATCTgtagaaggaaagaaaggatCTGCTGCAAATACACCTACGCAAACAGCTAG CAATAGAACGAATGTAAAGTCTGGAGTGTCCGCCCTGTCTTCCACCAGCACGGCGTTTGGAACAGCAGCCAGCAACGCTCGGCTCGATCAAACCGGAAATGGTCACATAGATGAGGCACTACGGCAGCAGGCTCTCGCCGAAGAGGAAGCAGCTATGAATCAATACAAG GCCAAAGTACAGTCACCATCGGGCGGTCCAAGCACTAATCCTTTTCTCAGCTCACCAACGAATAATTCTAATCAGCCGATCGTTGACTTATTCAGCGCAGCGCCGGCGACTGATAATCAG GCCCAGAAAGCATCGGATGATTTGCTACAATTAGCAGGGAATCCTTTCGCAGATATGTTTGGTAACGGTCAACCACAACAGCCACAACCTGCACCTGTTCAAAACAATATGTGGATGACTAACGGTAATG GTTTTGGAGCTCCACCACCTGCAAATAATACCTTTGTTACagataacaatttttcatcggtattTGGAAATCAACAAGATCAATCAA CTGCTGCCGCAGGATTAGCTGGATCCGTACCCAATCCGTTTATGTCAGATTTCCCTGGTTCTGGTCCCCAATCAATCAATGCGGCTAATATCGGCCTATTCGATAACGATGCAAATCTATCGGCGAATGAATCCCAAGCCGCTTCCGGAGACCTGTTCAGTGCTGGTGGTCAGGCAGATTTCTTTGGGGGCGACGGTACAGTGCTAAATTCCATGGACGGAGGCAACGGAGACGCAGTTCTTGGGTCATTACCAGGTGCGGCGTCCTCCGGAGCCCTCGGATCTGGAAAATCCACTGCCACGCCGCCACCCAGACCCCCGCCTCCCTCGAGTGCGTCGAATGGTACACCACGCGCAATGTCACCTGCTATCGGAGGGACATCGTCTGGTAGGCCAACGGCTGCTGCACCTAGCAAGAGTGCTTTTGACGATCTCAATGATAGTATTCGAATGGCCCTGGGTGGGTCTCCGTCCCGTCCAGCTCCGGTTCTTCAACAACTTCCTCCCACTGCTTCTTCTCAACAAAAATCCCTACAGCAACAGCAAACTGCTCAGCAAGGATTCGCTATGTTTGATATGGGCGGTAGTTTGGGGGGTGTTGGTCAACCCGTAATGGGGGGAACCAACCCCCCTAACTACGGCGGTCCTTCCCAAGCCCAAATTCCCTCGGGGTACGGTTCCCCGGCAAAGCAGCCGTTGTCAG GTTTTGACGGTATGGGCTCGGTGCTGAAGCCATCCACCACTGTGTCTGGAGCTAATAACGTTTCAGCAGCTGGTCAGACAGCAAATACTGGAACTGGAGGGAAGGTGCTCACGGGTGATCTGGATAGCAGTCTCGCCAGTCTCGCGCAAAATCTTTCCATCAACAAGAGCGCTCAACAACAAGTCAA AGGAATGCAATGGAACTCTCCGAAAAATGCTGCTAAGACCGGAGGGCAGACGGGTTGGACGCCTCAACCAATGGCAGCGACTACAGGTGCTGGTTACAGGCCGATG GGTATGCAAGGTATGCCGATGGGTATGCAGGGCATGCGGCCAATGATGGGTGCAATGCCTGGTGCTCCTGTTGCAAGTGGTGGTATGATGGTTACGGGGGGAACTGCGCCCACTATGATGGGTGCTCCCAGTCCCATGATGGGAGCTCCCCTACAGCAGCAACAAACTCATAGCACTGTTCAATCGCAAGCAAACGCTGTACAACTTGATCCTTTCGGTGCTCTGTGA